The Paramisgurnus dabryanus chromosome 3, PD_genome_1.1, whole genome shotgun sequence genome includes a window with the following:
- the LOC135734127 gene encoding erythroblast NAD(P)(+)--arginine ADP-ribosyltransferase-like produces MLATAALILIVTSKAVLGKDDKEPGDGQIYPLDMAPDSVDDMYDRCTDKMEVRVLTTYLNKEICPNISFFGDVWLSSTGRMPGLDQLKIHNLIAIHMYSRYVIYEPFNQDVRTGKQKYQNNTYTWYSLHFFLTQAIQILKKTQTECMVTYRGTNVTFNESVLYKEIRFGSFASSSLDREVAREFGIESCFEIETCHGANVSKYSQKPDEEEVLIPPYETFNVTDIRKDDWCKTVFKLNSTGIRSDLNCAVASAKPQISQC; encoded by the exons ATGTTGGCCACTGCAGCTCTTATTCTCATTGTCACCAGTAAAGCTGTCCTAGGAAAG GATGATAAAGAGCCTGGTGATGGACAGATATATCCATTAGATATGGCACCGGATTCAGTTGATGACATGTATGATCGTTGCACAGACAAGATGGAAGTGCGGGTGCTAACAACATATTTAAACAAAGAAATCTGTCCTAACATCTCTTTCTTTGGGGACGTTTGGTTGTCTAGTACAGGACGAATGCCTGGACTAGATCAACTGAAAATCCACAATTTAATTGCAATTCATATGTACAGTCGTTATGTGATATATGAACCGTTCAATCAGGATGTTAGGACTGGTAAACAAAAATACCAAAACAACACATACACGTGGTATTCACTTCACTTCTTTTTGACACAAGCAATACAGATTCTAAAGAAAACTCAAACAGAATGCATGGTAACTTATCGTGGTACCAATGTTACGTTTAATGAGTCTGTTCTATACAAAGAGATCCGGTTTGGTTCATTTGCATCCTCCTCTCTTGATCGTGAAGTAGCAAGGGAATTTGGAATTGAATCTTGTTTTGAAATCGAGACTTGTCATGGTGCCAATGTGTCAAAATATTCCCAGAAACCTGATGAAGAAGAGGTGCTGATTCCCCCATATGAGACATTTAATGTCACTGATATAAGAAAGGATGACTGGTGTAAGACTGTGTTTAAACTGAATAGCACTGGTATaagaagtgacttaaactgtgCTGTGGCATCAGCCAAGCCCCAGATATCACAATGCTAA